In Juglans regia cultivar Chandler chromosome 13, Walnut 2.0, whole genome shotgun sequence, the DNA window ATCTCAATGGACACTACAATAACACAACTAAGCCTCAATCCGTGCTACACTCAATTCCCAGGACCTGCAACTAttgtaatttgagaaaataatcCCAAATTTTCATTCATAGAAAACATAATACATATTAATGGAGGAGGTCTGAGAGAGACAACAGAGATCTTGTAGAAAATACATGTCTATTATATAGAGTTCAACAACCATTAGAGCTAATGACATATGGCAAACATCCAAAAGCAGAAGATAAATCTTACTTGTGTTTCCATATCATTAGAGTTTAACCTCTTGTGATAGGCATCAATGAAgctttccctctcattttctgGTATAAGATCTCTAAATGGCTCCCAAGCTGTAAATGAAGAGGAAATACACAAGCACTCAGCCACTTGCAAAATTCGACGCCAGTTTAATCAGTAAAGGGCAATACATCAAATCAATGCATTGTGAAATGAACACCTTCCCCCCCACCAGCAGGAATATAAAATTTGGTTTGCATGAAACTACCCAGTAAGCTGTAGAGCTCCTAAGCAATACTCCCTTACGTTCTATCATCTCTCAAAAAACTATTATCTAGTAAGGCTCCAAGCAACGTTACACAAACCTCATACAACATTATGCAATATCCTATATCTGGAAAGTGCTGTATGCCCCGAGGTATTGAAGCACTTCGATAGATTTGTCAATAACATTCTTAATTTTGAATAAGTGACATTAGGAGAGATTGAAACCTAAAGTGCTTAAATACTTTCCATCATCAATCATCaaggaaattatttatatcacaCATACACTAAGGTGCCGTTTGGatggtgagttgagatgagatgagatgaaagttaaataaaatattgttaaaatattattattgtttgggaatttgaaaaacttgaattgtttattatattttgtgtggaaatttgagaaagttgcaataatgagatgagataaaacacttcttgtatccaaacgaggcctaaataaTCTAGTAGACCAGCAAAGAAATTGTACGAAGCATACCATCAGGATATATGGCAGCAGCACCACCCTCATAAAACCAATCAATCTCTTTCTTTCGCAAAAGAAATATGCCTCTGAGGACCATGCCCGTGACCTTGTAAAGAAATCAGACAGATGAAAAGTGTACAAAATGCAATATATTGTTCAACGAGATTACGTTACACACCTTGTCAGGGTGTGATTGGCTGTATGCAAGTGCAAGTGTACTTCCCCATGACCCTCCAAACACCTGCATAAAATCACAGAAAAGAAATGTATCCATTTGTTACATCTGCTAATAATTACAAGATTTGATTTAGGATAGAATCGACTGAACTATTTACCTGCCATTCTGGAATTTCTAAGTGTTCTCTTAGCTTTTCGATATCATCAACAAGATCCCATGTCTTGTTTTCTTCCAAGCAAGCATGGGGTGTACTTTTCCCAGCACCTCTctgaaataaatgaaatatttcctGGTAAAAAACCAAGTTCAAATGCAATGTAACACTTATCATAAATGTTGGCAGACTAACCTGATCAAAGAGAATGATCCGGTAAAAATCAGGATCAAAGAATCTCCTATTACTTGGTGCAGTTCCACCTCCTGGGCCCCCATGAAGAAAGACAACTGGCTGCAAAGATTCACATGTTGATTagccttacttttttttcttttgatactCAGAATTAGAAGAACAAACATATAACTCAGCAtaaagatgaagagagatgcaGCATAGACATTCAAGATCTTTGAGACAATACTTCGTGTACATAATAACGGTTAGTGCCAAACATTCGTTACTCTGATACTGTCATATTTGAactcatgccaaaaaaaaaaaaaaaatccaattttgGTGGCTTGAAAGGCCCAAAATGGTCCtgccattaattttttttatgcattataATCATTAGACATTTCCTCAGACCgactgactttttttttttttttttttgagctcaTAAAAAAGACGTGAACCCTTGGCAGGACTCGTACTCTATAAATTACCAacataatattcttttatgaaCTATTGGGCGAAGTACGGATGTATAGATATTGAAGTATCCAATATATAAACTGATTGTtaacaaagaaactaaaagtCTAAACATTGACAATTTGCTACTCACATGCCCATTCGGGTTTCCGGATTGCTCCCAATAGATCGTGTGAATGTCTGAAACCTTCAAAAAGCCGCTACTATACGGCTCGATATTTGGATAAAGGTTTCTGTTTAGTTCCACAGCTTCCTTTTCAGAATCCATCAAGTCAATTAGCTGTTGCTCACCTTTATATCCCAAATTCTGCGCACGGAGCACTAAATTCTTTCTTCCTgcacaacttaaatatattgaagCGACTTCAGCAACccaaatgaacaaaaaaataaaaaatcttcaaaaccgTAGTGTCTATAAATACACACGTAAAGGCATATGTATGCGTGTCTGCCAGTCTGTGATTGCAGGTTTGCGTGAGTACGAATACACACATCAATCAACATAGATatggtatgtatgtatgtatataacaCATAAAAATTCTTCCCAAGGCATATGTTAATCAAGAAGTTAGTAGAaatcgattaaaaaaaaagaagataaaaccTTTGCAGGCGTCTCGAGTTAAAACGGAACCCAAAATATTCTCTTTAGGATAAAATTTCAGAAGAATTATCATACATCTGGGCATccataaaaacacaaacaatcaaccttaaaaaaaaaatactcgcagaaagagggagagagggagagagacctCAGACCTGAAGTGGtgaaattattggagaaggaagGATTGGGAAGTGGAGTGAAGTGGGGGATAATGACCGAAACGGTGGAAGGTAATGAGGGAATAATGGTAGGATTTGGACTAAATCGTAACTTCATTGTTGAGGATGCTCATGCTCTTTGATCATTATGCTGTTCCTCCGCTAATGTCTTTATATTATTCGAATCCATTGGCCAATTGCATTGGCCTCTTCGTAGTACGGATTATTCTCCGTCTTATCTATGATGTTAAGTATGATGCTATGCCATGTATCTACGATCAAATCCATTCATGAGAAACAAATATTTTGgcatctttacttttttttattatttagtatataaaatttgacaaaacaaaaaaaaaaaaagttgattacCAATTAAATAGGCCTCTAAAATTTTATTCTGCATGACTATACTttgtttcaaacttttgaaaaagtaaaaagaaaaattatatttataagatgagataacaTACGGAATAAAATGTACGTATacttgatataatttaatttataaaataaattttaaattttaaattttacaaatcaaatcttactatttaagtgatgtgcTCTACACaatgacttgaaaataaaataaacaaattgtctcaaattgaaacataaaattcaattagttggttttttttattcaaatataaattatgcattgaaataaataattattcaaaagGGGTTAAGAAGCATCATTTATTCCCCCTTAAATTTggttattttgaagtttaaagttTTGCACCTTGCAGCATCATTTTACTCTCCCACGAATTTTTTCATTTGAGCTTAAAACAATTTGGAAGTTCACATTGTTGGAGTTTAAGAAGTTTAGgctaaagaaattaaaatttttcaaaaagaaataatctaCTCAACTACCGATCTATGGGTCGCACACCACACACCCACGTGGCAAACCCAATTTATGTGTTAGGGACtccggtcttgtccctaacactaaggacCACGAGCTTgccttgatgatgatgatgacagagtgatcttgccaacttgcttggccttcaaCTAAGGAATGATGTTTGAGTGATGGAATGATGGAGATGATGTTGAAATTGGATAGGCTAAGTGTTTAGAGAAGACAAATCAATATGGACGGCTAcagacttgttcttgagtgatGTGCCAAGATAATGGAAGCTAGGGTTGAGTGGATGAGATGAGGCTATAGTTACGGGTTGGAGGCAACTAGGGTTGCCGTAGACTATGGGAATGGACTAGGGTTAGCGAGATTGTGTGATTAGCTAGGGTTTGGATAGGATGCAATTAAGGTTGCAGAAATGGGTGTGGTAGGATTAAGGTTGACGTGGTATTTGGAAAATTGGCTAGATTTGGTTGGTTTAGGAATGGATATGGAAGGATTCTAAAATGGAATGAATCTTTGAGGGAATAAGAGAATTCGAATTTGAACTAGGATGTCAAGTCAATAATTGACTAGAGAGATTTTAGGAAGaatgatttttaagaaattgaAGAGTGATtctcaattccttaaattacggaatttgaatttgaatttgaggaAGTCAAGATTTCTAAAAGGATGAGTTACCTTATAGGGATttgaggtgggcggctagggttgtaTGGAGGGAAGACTTATGGTTGTCGAATATGGTAagtgaatgaatgaaaagatgGGAGGCAattagggtttcggctaggTCAATGTTTGTGAAGGATGAAGGGTAATTGTGGGATGTAGCTAATTATGAGAAGTAGGGTAAACAATGAGATGGTTGAATTATGGTGTAGGGAAAGATCAAAATGGGTGTAAGGAAATATGTGATGTGGATGAACACGCATGAACATTCAAGAATTCAATGATGAATAATTTCAACACCAAGTTAAGAATGCACAAAGATGAAAGAAACTTCTCATATATTGGATAAACTATAATCACACATATCCACTGATTTTAAGGtgataaatcaataataaaaagatagatAATGGAACAACACTTATTAACGAGTTGCAAAGTGATGATCCTCTCTTTGGGGTTCACGAATGTCacccaagtagcccaagtgcAAATGCACCGAAGTGTTCACAAGAACAAGTCAAACCGTCCACAATGAGAAAAATGTCAAATGATAAAAAGTTCTAAACCAAGGTGCTAAGGGTCttatttatagagattacaaAGTGGAAACCCTAAATAGGTCacttaaaataacattaaataaaataaataaaaataataaaatgataaggtCTTGCATGACCAAAGTGGCCCATGACATATGTTGGCCCTTGGTAGCCTAGACTGGCCCatggcatgggccatgggcatggCTGGCATGCTAGCAGGTTGGCCAGGTGTGTGGTTGACGTGGCCCAAGCATGGCCATGGGCCACAATACATGGGGTCTTACCACTATGGCCCACGTCACGGTTCTTCTCTCTCACCCATCACTCTCCCGAGCTTCCCTCAGCCATCCCTCTTCTCCCACAGACTCGAAACAAACTTTTCCCTCACCCATCACCCCAATGCCCCTCACCCCAGTCCCTTTTCGTCTCTCACCCCTAAAACCCTATAAGATTTCATTTCATCCTCAACAAAGACTCCATCTCCCTCACCCCCTTTAGTCTCGATCTTTCTCACTGATTCCTCCCTTCAGTGGCCTCTCCATCtttttctctgtctctctcactgAGCCCTCTCTCTTGTAAGGATTCCGTGCTAACCCCAATCATCTCTCTTGCACTCAAACTCCAGACGGGTTGAGGTGATCTTGCAATATCCAGACGTCGTAGAGAAACTTAGATTCCCAGATCAACAGTTGCATCACAGTAACACTAATTTCacgaaggtttttttttttagtagattTTGTGTAAGTTTTTTGTGTAGGAATATCATTCACTATTTTTTGTAGATTTTGTCTAAATTTTTTCTAGTATACACTGATTGTGTAGTTTGGTTGTATAGATTTTGTCTAAGTCTTTTTCATTTGTGCTCAAGTTATTTTGGTAGATTTTGTGTAggaatattattcactattttttgtaaattttgtctaaGTTTTTTCTAAGATACACTGATTGTGTAGTTTGGTTGTGTAGATTTTgtcaaagtttttttatttgtactaAAGTTTATTTGTACAAGGATGAGGTTGTTGTGTAGTTTGGCGAAAGTTGCTTTTTGTGGATACTGTGCATTGAGAAACAGATGGGAAATGACAGATAATCATCGAATTCATGGCCAATTGaggaaaagtataaaaaataaatgaaattaaagcTACCACACTTGAAGATAGGCTTCTTTTTTATCAATTGTTATTTCAATGTAAATAGCTTTCAAAGCATTATCACATAGGAGAAAATATGAATTTCTTAGTGTTTGGGTATGTGCGCAGCAGAATTGATTGTGAGCAAAAAAGTAGAGaacatttatcattttcataagaaacaaaatcatGTGAATTTCTTTTGGCAAGATATGGACTTGATACTTAGGAGAGAGAAGATGGTAGATTCTTTTTGAGAATGAATAATAGTAACTCCCTTGGGTTAACTCAATCGAGAGAATTGATAAAGGTCATTAGCACCATATCTACTTTGCAGGGTACCAAGTCATTACTCATTAGACAAGTATGAAGctcatttatatttatgatatttgtgCTCAATTTGTTTTAGACAAGATTTACTGTACCAATTTCCATTTGTTCTCGTCACTAATATATAGAAAAGTTCAAATGATTTATACCCATATGAGAATTTTGGAAACTAGCATTTACAACTTTTGCAAGCCATTAAGATTTTATAGTGGCTGGCTCCTCACAtcccctcttttatttttggtttttggttgaTATCACGATTTGTAAATgtactatctatttatttttttgctacAATTACACAATTATTTATGAGGTCAAAACATCAAATTCTCTAAAAATTGCCCCACAATATATATGATGAGGCTAATTTAAAATCTTGCACTCTCAAATGATGAGGTTGTGTTGTTGATATGTTTGAGTGATATATTCATGATGGAAAAATCTAGTTAGCATTCAGTATGTCAATCATTATGTAGATCACCTATGGCATTGAGTCAATCTTCGTCATATGTTGTTGATGCGTTTGAAATGGACAAATCAACTTGTTGGTGTGATTTGAAAGCACCATGAAAGATCTCCCACACCGACAAAAATCCTGGAAGGAAATTTTATGTCTGCCTGAACTATAACACGGTAactaatttctcatatatatatttttccttgatTTTGAATGCATGTACAAAGttgttatatttgaaatttgaaattcttgaaTTCTATGCAGGGAGAAGCAAGATGTAAATTCTTCATATGGGCAGATATACTGTAATTGGTAGAGGAAAAAATTCTGACAAAAGATAATACAGTTTGGAAGAGGGAGGATGATTTATTGCTGCGTGAGTATGaagttaagaaaaaagataaattaatagaGAGAGAATGAGCCTTACAAGCAAGAAGAGGAACTTCAAAAGCAGATCGTAGAGAATAAGGGTGCATGTATTTCATTGTGTTTGTACTGGATCGTATTTCTTGTAATAGTTTTTGTTGGATCGGACTATAGAATGTATGAGGATTGTTTTAAATgtaatctaatatatttttgtcgAACTTAATGTATTCTAATACGTATGATCAATATACAAGTAAACAACTCTCAGTTTATGAAGTCCAAAAATATAATGGCATTTTGAGTCTGATAGTTGAGTACATTATTcatttgtattatataaatcaaatgTTAAAATGTTGAGATGGACATGAAACGTTGTCATGGTGCAGATGTAACCCTTGCAATTACCAATAACTGGAGCTTGAGATGCAGGTGGTTTTGATGCGAAAGAAATCCTTAATAATAGTGATAATCTTTttcccatctcattttctattatattatatatatatatattttatcattttatctcatgcCAACCATAAATTTTGTCCGACTATTTAGTAAGTTGGTAAAGATCAAATATACTTAGTGATGGATTTTGTCTCCCTCAAAAGAATTTGCATACGAACACATGAGAACTAAAGATTATAGCTTGACAAAAATTTCTCATAACCATCCAACAAAGCGTAGATCGCTAGCAACATAACCACCATTAATTTCTCATAACCATTCAACAAATTGTAAATTACTTGCAACATAACAAGCATCAATTCTTCAACTACAAAAAACATTTGGCAAGCAACATGCCCATGGAGTAAATCAATAGCAACATAACCACCATCAACTTCTCATAACCATCCAATAAATTGtaaatcaccagcaacataaCAAGCATTAATtcctcaattaaaaaaaaattaactacaacCATAATATGATCTTTGgtggaaaaaaattaacatcCTTCAGGGCTCCTTCACAATCATAACTTGTAAGATTGATCAACTTGCATAAATGATCAAGATCAACAGTATTTCATTTACATATTACACATTAGTAAGtcactacaaaaataattttcataccCCATTCAACCATTTTACAATCACACATTTACCCAGGGATAAGAACTAAACTCATTTACAAATATACAGTCACACGTGCGCATCCATGGGTAAAAACTAAACCCATGTACAAATACACATTTACACATTTACCTATTTGTTACACCAATTCATCTAAACCAATTGTTGTTCAAACTCGGCCACTGATTTGCACTAAGTCCCATGGGGCATGCACGACATTTCTTGGAGATATgcaaattagaaaattaaaacaaaaaaatcaagatttgaAGATTCCAGGAAGatttataaaagtgaaaaataacctCACACCTCATTATTCCCCGGTGGCGTTGATTGCGTTAGAGTACTGCACTGGATTAGGATAACAACCTCATCAACACTACTAGCAACTTGTGATTCTGAGAGGTCATCATATTGTGATTCGtcagcaaatatttttttacaaatctaaatttacaaaaaaataatgaacatATGTTAGAAAGTAATATGCATGCAATCCAATATTTACACAAGTACTCGAACAAAACCTTCTAcatgtttcttctttctctttgttccAAACTTTTCCACCATCGGAACCTTTCTTCTTATTGGCGGTCTCCCTTTCCCCCGAACTACGTGggggcttaatattttcttaccttTGTTGGCGACCATATTCTCTTTCACCTTGGTTGAACCTTACTCAAGTTTTAATCCTGCAAACTTGTGCTCAAAGTCATCCAAATGGTGCAAGAATGCATTCACATGGTCATCACTTGGGGATACACGCGTCGCCTATCTCAGATATCTTTTAACCATAAGGTCATATCATCGTGCATCCGCATTGACCCGCAAGTTATCATAGCTACTCTTCACTAGTGTGTATCTCATCTTTTAAATCTTTTCTTCATCGATCTAATACATATTTCTCTAGCAGCATATGAATGTACTTCATTTGACAGATTTTAAATGCATGCCTATAGATAATCCCTCTCATCTCAAATAAGGGCACACATGCATTTAACTTCGCACTCCTCTTCATTATAGTAAATTGAGTACTTGACAATTTTTACATGTTCATCGAAGGTGAAAATTTCTTCGAAAATATTAAAGGTGGAAATGCAACCTTGTACATAAAATCATCTCCCAAACCTCTCGTTGGACCTCTTTAAACTTCACATTCGTGTACAATGATTAAAACTGTCTCTCAATTTTGAAAGAGGATACACGTGGGATCATTTGGTTGCAATAGTTGGAAATCCGTCGTTTCCACCTCTACCTTATTCTTCAGAGCATTATCAAATTGATCAACAAATTCCTTCAATGTCGTACTGCAATGCACAAACCCGTTGAAGAAGGCGTTCATGCTTTCAGATCGCTGTGTAGTGCTCATACTAGACCATAATACACCCTTCAAGTAAACTGGTACCCAAAATGATCTCTCATTGTACAACCCCTACAACCATGCATTATCAGTAAGGTCATACTTATGAAGTAATTGTCCCCACTTCTCCTCAAATTCTTTGCAACTCTATGTATCTTAGAGTGCACTCTAAATGAAAGTCTTAACCCTACGTTGTATTTCGAGTGGGATCCCAATTTCTCGAGCGGTTTTTACATTATATGCCAGAGACAACATCTATGGCTCCTATTCGGGAATACAATGGCAATAATACTATTCATTATCCAGTCTTGGTCGATTATGATGCTTTGGGCGCCCATCCATTCATGCACTGTAATCATGCTTCAAATAACCACACGAAAGTACTTGAAATCAAGCATGCCCCTAATAGTATGGACTGTCCATGATGGTTGACACCAACGAAAGGAGATAATGCCATACCATACCTATTTGTTAGGTACGTCATATCGAATGTGATAATATCTCTAAAATACTCATATGCCGTTAGACTTTGTGCGTCAGCCGAGAAcatatttatgaatttgtaCTCATTATCCACATCCATGATGGACACAAAACCATCATTCATCTCCCTCAGTCTCTTACAGTATTCATTCAATGCTTCACCACCTTTTTCACCTAGCCTCAAATGTCTagctttgtcaataaaatttcgacaatctttttcttgaaattCTAAATTCTCAAATCTCCCCGCGTCAGTCACAAGTGATTGAAAATTCTTATTCATTCGAATACCCGCTCTGTCATTCAAGTTGAGCATCCTTTAATTGTATTCATCTAAAAATTTGTGAGATCTAAAAAATCTAGACTTTTGTGGACTGACAGTACTGTGATTGTGAACAAGATCAACAGTGGTCAAAACCCATACCTCATTCATCAAATGAGCATTACCTTCGCCTTACAATCCATTTTAAGGCGAAGGTAAATGCTCACTTGATGAATGAGGTATGGGTTTTGACCACTGTTGATCTTGTTCACAATCACAGTACTGTTAGTCCACAAAAGTCTAGGATAGTACCTGCCGCCACGTGCACATCCAATCGTCACATACTTCGTTCCTTTCATTTACCTCTCTTCATCCTTTTTGTGATAACACCAAAACCCTCTTACTTGCCATATCTTTTGTAATAGGCTAAAAGCAAAAAACCTCTTTATCAGTTGTAAACATCATACCAGATTTTGGAAGCTCAACTTGTTTATCATCATCTGATACTTTATTTGTCCCCACTGCATCCGACTCTATGTTGGTGTCGGATGAAGTTCTCAGAAGCAACATCCAAATAAGGCCTTAGagaattgaaaatgaagaatatgAATATCTTGGTTTATTATTTTAGTCTATATAGTTTTTGAAGTCCAAAATTTTCAAGATCGTAGCTATGTCTTAATCacatttagatttattttatcataaatcaattttaaaatcgaTAAACTTAACTAATTTTGTTGGTGAAATGATGTTCCTTTCGCCAATAGGGCTGACCTTAGCAAGCAAAACATGTTCCTTTGGTAACTAAATCTTggttttatttaacatttaattagCTACACAATTTTAGATGttatcaacaaccaaaaaactAGTGAATGGTATACAACATCAGCAAACCAAAAACTAATGAATGGTATGCGaaatcaacaaccaaaaaactAGTGAATGGTATACAACATCAACAACCCAAAAACCAGTGAATGGTATACAAAATCAGGAACCAAAAAACACAATTGATGCGTTGTGTGGCATGGTATACGAAATTTATGCTTGCTATGGACAATTGATGCCATTCTTGGATGAGAAAATACCCAAAAAGTCAGCAACCAAAAACCCTACAAAATACAGatcaaacaaatacaaaatcggAGAtccattaaacataaaaatacacaatatgagtaatgctagaaatggagagatgaaacgaaaagaaaaaaaataaaaaccattttctttcatttcttaccTTTGTTGGTAGAGCTAGACGACAGACGGCGGGTGTCAGCAACAAGAATCCCAGGGAAGGACTGAAGCGGTGTAAAAAAGGTGAAGCCAGAGAAGCTTTGAACTTTTGTTAGCCTTGATAGCGGAGCCACACTGTGCCAGAAGTAGACGACGGACGGTGATGATGTCGGCAGCAAGAATGCGGGCAGAGGGTGAGACCGGTGAAAAAACAACGAGTTGGGGGGAAGAGCACGtaggggtggggggggggggtctaccaaaacacatatttaaagttaaaaaaaattaaattaaatgccATGTAGTCTGGTGTGTGGAGGTTTAGGGAACAACAGGGGGTAGTATGGCATAACTCTTTGAGAAAAGACCATCCAACTTCAAAAGTGATGCTCTTTGAAGGCTCTAGAGATGCATGCATTGTATAAGATCTTTAGGGGATTTTTTTTACCCAATCTTGAGTTGGAGAATAGGAGCACGCTAGATACAGTCATGAAGTGCGTAAGCGTCAtgcaatctttttgaaaaaaagtgatattcattattaaaaaattaatttttttatgtggatctcgtatttatttatttattttttcaaaatgattgtgtaACGTTTACATACtccacgactgtaaatatcatttctcaaaaaaatatttggtgtaATCATCAATCAGCCCGAGTTTCAAATTATGCCCTTTGTCTAAGCAGGTTATAATTCCAGAACTAGAATATGTAGAAGGGTCTATTTCCAGGATTCTTACTAAAAAATCAGGTTagttttctcccttttttttttcttgtgttttggtTTTACTTTCCAACATACATTCTATATATACTTGATTTTTTTGATGGATGCTTTTAATTCCTATGAAAAACACACATACACTCAGCTTGTGATATGTTGAGAATAATCCCCTAACTTCTTTTCATCTAGTTTTGTACGTCTGATTTACATATTATAACTGAATTTCAACCAGCAAATAATTGCCAGTGATATTCATGTTGGGAAACATAAAAGAGactttagggcttgtttgggacttagatgagacacaaaattctctcatctcattttatctcatccctATCAtattcccaaacataattcaaatacaaaatttttcaaactaatcattacaacttttcaaactaattattacaactttttcaaactttcaaataaaaagtaaaaaacaatttaaacttgttcaaattctcaaacaaaaataatattataaaactatattcttacaatattttaattttataatatttttaattcaactttttctctatcattttttaaaatttaaaaaatattcgactcaaactattttactactattcacaaattattttactattattcataaaattcttctctcatttctctccaaaCCAAGCAGAAAACACCTTGATGATATAATTTGCTTGATCATGTGAGGCTGATTATTGCATGTATATACAATGTAAAAGCCTTCCTCTCTCTTACGAGAGcagagataataaaaataaatacaatccCTTTCTTAACTTCTTGTTCGGACTTTCTTACCTAGTTTAAGCTCTCATTAATCCATCTGCACTCTGACGAAGCTGAACTCAAAATTGATAGCACTGCTCCAAATCCCGGCTTTCTGAACTAGCTTCATTGTTCATTGAGCAGGGATTATCAATTTCTGAGTAAGTTTAACTTTCAAGTTCAAGGGCTCGGGTCCTGCTTATATTCTTCCATCTCTCATCTGAACTATCTTGGCATTCTTTGTTGACAATGATGTTGGTAGGCTTATATGGCTCAGCCTCTTCTAGCATCTGAACTACCATTCTCATGGAGGGTCTTAGGCTTGGAAGTCTTGCCGTGCAATGGATTGCGATTCTCAACACCTTTATTGCATCTTCCTTTAGATCCTCAGAGATGGTTGAGTCCAGTAAGTAAAGAAGACTCTCTTTGCTATTCATTTGGCTGTATACCCAACAGACTATGTCCCTGCTCTCTCCAAATTCTTGCTCAATCGGCCTCTTCCCCGTGACCAGCTCCATAAGTAC includes these proteins:
- the LOC109008701 gene encoding proline iminopeptidase-like isoform X4, whose amino-acid sequence is MDSEKEAVELNRNLYPNIEPYSSGFLKVSDIHTIYWEQSGNPNGHPVVFLHGGPGGGTAPSNRRFFDPDFYRIILFDQRGAGKSTPHACLEENKTWDLVDDIEKLREHLEIPEWQVFGGSWGSTLALAYSQSHPDKVTGMVLRGIFLLRKKEIDWFYEGGAAAIYPDAWEPFRDLIPENERESFIDAYHKRLNSNDMETQYAAARAWTKWEMMTAHLLPNEEIIKKGDDDNFSLAFARIENHYFVNQGFFPTDSFLLDNVDKIRHINTTIVQGRYDVCCPMMSAWDLHKAWPEADLKVVPNAGHSANEPGIAEELVAANEMLKKSIKKNVL
- the LOC109008701 gene encoding proline iminopeptidase-like isoform X3, yielding MPRCMIILLKFYPKENILGSVLTRDACKGRKNLVLRAQNLGYKGEQQLIDLMDSEKEAVELNRNLYPNIEPYSSGFLKVSDIHTIYWEQSGNPNGHPVVFLHGGPGGGTAPSNRRFFDPDFYRIILFDQRGAGKSTPHACLEENKTWDLVDDIEKLREHLEIPEWQVFGGSWGSTLALAYSQSHPDKVTGMVLRGIFLLRKKEIDWFYEGGAAAIYPDAWEPFRDLIPENERESFIDAYHKRLNSNDMETQYAAARAWTKWEMMTAHLLPNEEIIKKGDDDNFSLAFARIENHYFVNQGFFPTDSFLLDNVDKIRHINTTIVQGRYDVCCPMMSAWDLHKAWPEADLKVVPNAGHSANEPGIAEELVAANEMLKKSIKKNVL
- the LOC109008701 gene encoding proline iminopeptidase-like isoform X2 → MKLRFSPNPTIIPSLPSTVSVIIPHFTPLPNPSFSNNFTTSGRKNLVLRAQNLGYKGEQQLIDLMDSEKEAVELNRNLYPNIEPYSSGFLKVSDIHTIYWEQSGNPNGHPVVFLHGGPGGGTAPSNRRFFDPDFYRIILFDQRGAGKSTPHACLEENKTWDLVDDIEKLREHLEIPEWQVFGGSWGSTLALAYSQSHPDKVTGMVLRGIFLLRKKEIDWFYEGGAAAIYPDAWEPFRDLIPENERESFIDAYHKRLNSNDMETQYAAARAWTKWEMMTAHLLPNEEIIKKGDDDNFSLAFARIENHYFVNQGFFPTDSFLLDNVDKIRHINTTIVQGRYDVCCPMMSAWDLHKAWPEADLKVVPNAGHSANEPGIAEELVAANEMLKKSIKKNVL
- the LOC109008701 gene encoding proline iminopeptidase-like isoform X1 yields the protein MKLRFSPNPTIIPSLPSTVSVIIPHFTPLPNPSFSNNFTTSGLSCAGRKNLVLRAQNLGYKGEQQLIDLMDSEKEAVELNRNLYPNIEPYSSGFLKVSDIHTIYWEQSGNPNGHPVVFLHGGPGGGTAPSNRRFFDPDFYRIILFDQRGAGKSTPHACLEENKTWDLVDDIEKLREHLEIPEWQVFGGSWGSTLALAYSQSHPDKVTGMVLRGIFLLRKKEIDWFYEGGAAAIYPDAWEPFRDLIPENERESFIDAYHKRLNSNDMETQYAAARAWTKWEMMTAHLLPNEEIIKKGDDDNFSLAFARIENHYFVNQGFFPTDSFLLDNVDKIRHINTTIVQGRYDVCCPMMSAWDLHKAWPEADLKVVPNAGHSANEPGIAEELVAANEMLKKSIKKNVL